GTTAAAACCGATACAATTTTTTTGTGCCTTTTTCTCAATAAATTAAGCGTGGGGCTTCTCACGAATTAGCTAAAAATCCCTGGGGGTTTATTCCCAGGGACTTATTTTAGTATCTAGATTCTAGAATCTGAAGGTGGTGCGTATCGTTCCTACTATGATAGTGTCGTTACCATCGTTTTCGTTAGGATTGATAATCACGTACGCTCCAGGGGTGATGCTGATATTTTCAGTTAGAGGATACTTGTAGAGAGCTTCTAGGAAGTAGGTTGTCGAATCGGGGGTTCTGTAGCCTGTGCTTGGAGGTACCCCAAAAGCGAAACCGAGGTGACTTCCTTCGCGCAACAAGTCTAAGACCGAGAAATTGATTGCCGCGTTCCAAATCAGGGCGCTTCCTTCGTCTTGGAATTGGCCACTCTGAGCTTCAGCGAGCACTCCACCTGCCCAACCGGCTATGTTGAATCTTTCAGCGATACGCCAGGTTGCTTGCATACCGAAGCGATGGGCTTGAGCACCTGCATCTTCAAAGGGATTTCTCGCTTGAGCGCTACTGGTGCTACCAGAGAGGTTGACGTCATCTGGGTCTTGATAACCGTAACCATAGGTTAACGATACGCCGATGGTATCGGTAGGATCCCAGTTGAATTGACCCATGGCCAGATATTCACCGTTGAATACACCACCACCATTTTCAGGTCTGTTGGCGTCACTACCTGCTAAATAAGCCACATCCACGCTAAATTGTTCAGCGATGTCCCAGTTTAAACCGATTGCTGCTGCTCCTGTGCGGTAAACTGCGGGGTTACGACGGGTAAAGCGGCTGAGTGCTCCCGTTCCATCGCTTTCGAAGAAGGGGTTATTTACGGCGGCGATGTCGTCGAAGTTAGCACCTATGGGTAGGACGTGAACTTGGAAGTTTTCGCCAATGGGAGCTCTGTAGTGTATTTTGTCGATGAAAACGTCACCTTCGCTATCGCCGTCGAAACCTAGACGGGCGGAGTCAGTTCCTGTAGCACTACCTAGGTTAGGTACGTTTCCTGCTTGAAGTCGAGTTCTCAAGCGGTCTCTACCGTTGAAACTGGTGTCAAAGTTCAAACGAGCGCGGTAAGCGAACAAGGTATTGTCGTCTACGTTATCGCCAGTAGCTTCATCACGGAAGCCGTCTCCAAAGCCGTTGTTAGCTCTGGTATCTCCGAAGGCGTTAGATAGGGCCATGATCACCTCACCATTGAGTTTGGTAGTGGTAGAGAATTGGTGATCTTCTAAAAACGCTACCCGACCTTCTAGGTTATCTACACGGGCTCCCAATGCTGCTAGTTCTGCTTCGAATTCCTGCATCAGCAGTTGTAGTCTTTCGATATCTTCTCTCAGTACTGCCTCGCTAGCGGCGATGAGGCGTTCCATTTGTTGTAGACAAGCGTTTAAACC
This genomic stretch from Gloeocapsa sp. PCC 73106 harbors:
- a CDS encoding iron uptake porin, with amino-acid sequence GLNACLQQMERLIAASEAVLREDIERLQLLMQEFEAELAALGARVDNLEGRVAFLEDHQFSTTTKLNGEVIMALSNAFGDTRANNGFGDGFRDEATGDNVDDNTLFAYRARLNFDTSFNGRDRLRTRLQAGNVPNLGSATGTDSARLGFDGDSEGDVFIDKIHYRAPIGENFQVHVLPIGANFDDIAAVNNPFFESDGTGALSRFTRRNPAVYRTGAAAIGLNWDIAEQFSVDVAYLAGSDANRPENGGGVFNGEYLAMGQFNWDPTDTIGVSLTYGYGYQDPDDVNLSGSTSSAQARNPFEDAGAQAHRFGMQATWRIAERFNIAGWAGGVLAEAQSGQFQDEGSALIWNAAINFSVLDLLREGSHLGFAFGVPPSTGYRTPDSTTYFLEALYKYPLTENISITPGAYVIINPNENDGNDTIIVGTIRTTFRF